In a genomic window of Agarivorans albus:
- the aroF gene encoding 3-deoxy-7-phosphoheptulonate synthase, producing MADLEQIRTKITALDQSLLTLLTERRQLSVEVAKSKIENPKAIRDQEREQLLLVKLINKGRELGLDAHYVTQLYHTIIEDSVLSQQAFLQGITNPDIHAQAVRVAFLGNKGSYSNIATHQYFSRYKKQIVEFGCSAFQDIVDTVESGQADYGMLPIENTSSGSINEVYDVLQHTSLSIVGELSIPIDHCILAHPKAKLEQITTLYAHPQPYAQCSLYLRTLANTRVDFVDSSSKAMEVVAGGDDLTVGAIGSKVGGEMYGLQALKTDIANQQQNYTRFIVVSRKPVEVAEQVPARTTFIMSTAQQAGSLVEALLVLREHDINMSKLESRPVQGNPWEEMFYVDVSANVKSSQMQSALAELTRLTRYIKVLGCYPSENVDPTLIPLEALANKDKNKGGEPSLISTVQEDGALSSRSHKASATVVRVGDVKIGDGGFVTFAGPSAVESEQQIINCAGAAKESGAAVLAAGCFKPRSSPYSFQGLGEEGLSYLNAAGKKYKLPTMTEVSSVDQVVTLAAKADILHVRSRHMKNFNLLKELGKSTRPILLERNNMASIDEWLHAADYILAQGNQQVILCEAGVRTLEGKNKITLDLGAISLLRQRTHLPIVVNPGEAVDELSAVAPMAKAAKLLGADGIVLCAHPSPSDASVDADKSLDFKQLQHLMSELY from the coding sequence ATGGCAGACTTAGAGCAGATCCGAACAAAAATAACAGCGCTCGACCAATCATTATTAACACTGCTGACTGAGCGTCGCCAACTCAGTGTTGAAGTAGCAAAAAGTAAAATAGAAAACCCCAAAGCGATTCGCGACCAAGAACGTGAACAGTTGCTGCTGGTTAAGCTAATAAATAAAGGCAGAGAGTTAGGCTTAGACGCCCACTATGTAACTCAGCTTTATCACACCATCATCGAAGACTCGGTATTATCGCAACAAGCATTTCTGCAAGGCATTACTAATCCAGATATTCATGCGCAAGCGGTAAGAGTGGCATTTTTAGGTAACAAAGGCTCTTACAGCAACATTGCAACTCATCAATACTTCTCGCGTTATAAAAAGCAAATTGTTGAATTTGGCTGCAGTGCCTTCCAAGACATTGTTGATACCGTGGAATCTGGCCAAGCTGACTACGGCATGTTGCCTATTGAAAACACCAGCTCTGGCAGTATTAATGAAGTATACGATGTATTGCAGCACACCAGTTTGTCGATTGTTGGCGAACTATCAATACCTATTGACCACTGTATTCTGGCTCATCCAAAAGCCAAACTAGAGCAAATAACTACCTTGTATGCTCACCCTCAACCTTATGCTCAGTGCAGCCTTTATTTGCGCACTTTAGCTAATACCCGAGTAGATTTTGTAGATAGCTCTTCCAAAGCTATGGAAGTGGTTGCCGGAGGCGACGACTTAACCGTTGGTGCTATTGGCAGTAAAGTGGGCGGTGAAATGTATGGTTTGCAAGCCTTGAAAACCGATATTGCCAATCAACAACAAAACTACACTCGCTTCATTGTAGTTTCTCGCAAACCGGTGGAAGTTGCTGAGCAAGTGCCAGCGAGAACGACTTTTATTATGTCAACGGCACAGCAAGCAGGTTCGTTGGTAGAAGCGCTGTTGGTATTGCGCGAGCACGATATAAACATGAGCAAACTGGAATCTCGCCCAGTACAAGGCAATCCTTGGGAAGAAATGTTTTATGTGGATGTTTCCGCCAATGTTAAGTCTAGTCAAATGCAATCGGCACTGGCAGAACTAACGCGCCTTACCCGCTATATTAAAGTGCTTGGCTGCTACCCAAGTGAAAATGTTGACCCAACACTTATTCCACTAGAAGCCTTAGCCAACAAAGACAAAAATAAAGGTGGCGAACCAAGCTTAATTAGCACCGTACAAGAAGATGGTGCGCTCTCTAGCCGTTCACACAAAGCCAGTGCTACGGTAGTGCGCGTTGGCGATGTTAAAATTGGTGATGGTGGCTTTGTTACCTTTGCAGGCCCCAGTGCAGTAGAGTCTGAACAACAAATCATAAACTGTGCAGGTGCGGCCAAAGAAAGTGGTGCTGCAGTACTTGCCGCAGGTTGCTTTAAACCACGCAGTTCGCCTTATAGCTTCCAAGGTTTAGGCGAAGAAGGCCTAAGTTATTTAAACGCCGCCGGTAAAAAGTACAAGCTTCCAACTATGACCGAAGTAAGCTCGGTTGATCAGGTTGTTACTTTGGCGGCTAAAGCAGACATACTGCATGTTCGCTCGCGCCACATGAAAAACTTTAACCTGTTAAAAGAACTGGGTAAGTCTACTCGCCCTATTCTTTTAGAGCGCAACAACATGGCCTCTATTGATGAGTGGTTGCATGCCGCGGACTACATTTTGGCACAAGGCAACCAACAGGTGATTTTATGTGAAGCAGGTGTTAGAACGCTTGAAGGCAAGAATAAAATCACCTTGGACTTAGGCGCAATTAGCTTGTTGCGCCAACGAACCCACCTACCGATTGTGGTAAACCCAGGTGAAGCAGTAGACGAACTAAGCGCAGTGGCTCCTATGGCCAAAGCAGCCAAGTTATTAGGTGCCGATGGTATTGTACTTTGTGCTCACCCATCACCAAGTGATGCCAGTGTAGATGCTGATAAATCATTAGATTTTAAACAACTACAACACTTGATGAGCGAACTATACTAA
- a CDS encoding cytochrome C assembly family protein: MNVLVLPTTVFYLLAAYVCISGLLNKQSGANIWLWLSAGCAMLLHGIWEVEHLFLAQGQDLSIFNVAGLVSLLIALTVTALVKPFKLWFILPVVYLFSIVSMLLAVMIPSDYIIHLELKPQVLIHISVALAAFTVLMIASLYALQMAYLDWTLKRHKPGAIHPAMPSLMSIEKQLFTLIRVGLILLSVSLLSGFVFLTDFFANGRGHKAIFSLIAWFIYASLLWGHHYRGWRGKMVVIMTVIGSILLSLAYFGSRFVKEIILN; encoded by the coding sequence ATGAATGTATTGGTACTTCCTACCACCGTTTTTTATCTGTTAGCCGCTTACGTATGTATAAGTGGTTTGCTGAATAAACAAAGCGGAGCCAACATATGGCTATGGCTCAGCGCTGGCTGCGCAATGCTACTGCATGGCATTTGGGAAGTAGAGCATTTATTTTTGGCGCAAGGCCAAGATTTAAGCATCTTTAATGTAGCGGGTTTAGTCAGCTTGCTGATTGCTCTCACCGTTACCGCTTTAGTTAAACCATTCAAACTATGGTTTATTTTGCCAGTGGTATACCTATTTTCCATTGTGAGCATGTTATTAGCGGTAATGATCCCAAGTGACTACATCATTCATCTGGAGTTAAAACCGCAAGTGCTGATCCACATCAGCGTTGCCTTAGCCGCCTTTACCGTACTAATGATTGCAAGCTTGTATGCCTTGCAGATGGCTTACTTAGATTGGACTTTAAAACGCCACAAGCCTGGGGCAATTCACCCAGCAATGCCCTCTTTAATGAGCATTGAGAAACAGTTATTCACCTTGATTCGGGTTGGGCTCATCCTGCTTAGCGTGTCGTTATTGAGCGGCTTTGTATTTTTAACCGACTTTTTTGCCAATGGCCGTGGCCATAAAGCAATCTTCAGCTTAATCGCTTGGTTTATCTACGCCAGCCTTCTTTGGGGACACCACTACCGAGGCTGGCGTGGGAAAATGGTCGTGATCATGACGGTAATTGGTTCAATCTTGCTTAGTTTGGCCTATTTTGGCTCACGCTTTGTTAAGGAAATCATCCTCAACTAA
- the ffh gene encoding signal recognition particle protein, with amino-acid sequence MFENLSDRLSKTLKNISGRGRLTDDNIKDTLREVRMALLEADVALPVVREFVKKVKERALGQEVNKSLSPGQVFVKIVQQELESAMGESNESLNLAAQPPAVVMMAGLQGAGKTTSVAKLAKYLKEREKKKVMVVSADIYRPAAIKQLETLATEVDAIFFPSNEKQNPVDIVNGAIAEARTQFADVLLVDTAGRLHVDEDMMDEIKALHQVVEPVETLFVVDAMTGQDAANTAQAFNEALPLTGVILTKTDGDARGGAALSIRHITGKPIKFMGVGEKTDALEPFHPDRIASRILGMGDVLSLIEEVERKVDKDQAQKLAKKVQKGKGFDLEDFREQLVQMKSMGGMMGMMDKLPGMGQVPDSVKDQMNDKLTNQMEAIINSMTPGERQRPDIIKGSRKRRIAAGSGTQIQDVNKLLKQFTQMQKMMKKMSGKGGMRKMMSQMKGMMPPGGMGGFGGGRGPGRF; translated from the coding sequence ATGTTTGAAAACTTATCTGATCGACTCTCGAAAACGTTAAAAAATATCAGCGGCCGCGGCCGACTGACCGATGACAACATTAAAGATACCTTGCGCGAAGTGCGTATGGCCTTGTTGGAAGCGGATGTTGCCTTACCCGTAGTTCGCGAGTTTGTTAAAAAAGTAAAAGAACGTGCCCTAGGCCAAGAAGTAAATAAGAGCCTTAGCCCTGGTCAAGTATTCGTTAAGATTGTTCAGCAAGAGCTGGAATCAGCCATGGGCGAATCTAACGAAAGTCTTAATTTGGCAGCCCAGCCTCCGGCAGTCGTAATGATGGCTGGTTTGCAAGGTGCGGGTAAAACCACCTCTGTTGCTAAGTTAGCTAAATACCTAAAAGAGCGCGAAAAGAAAAAAGTAATGGTAGTGAGTGCCGATATCTATCGTCCCGCTGCGATTAAACAGCTAGAGACTCTAGCAACAGAAGTTGACGCTATTTTCTTCCCAAGTAACGAAAAGCAAAATCCGGTTGATATCGTTAACGGTGCTATCGCCGAAGCCAGAACTCAATTTGCGGACGTACTACTTGTAGATACCGCGGGTCGTTTACATGTTGATGAAGACATGATGGACGAAATTAAAGCGCTTCATCAGGTGGTTGAGCCAGTAGAAACCTTGTTTGTTGTAGATGCGATGACTGGTCAAGATGCGGCAAATACCGCTCAGGCCTTTAACGAAGCTCTGCCACTTACCGGCGTGATTTTAACTAAAACCGATGGTGACGCGCGTGGCGGTGCCGCTTTATCGATTCGTCACATTACTGGTAAGCCAATTAAGTTTATGGGTGTGGGTGAGAAAACCGATGCTCTAGAGCCTTTCCACCCAGACCGCATAGCTTCACGTATCTTAGGCATGGGCGATGTGCTTTCTCTTATCGAAGAGGTAGAGCGCAAAGTTGATAAAGACCAAGCGCAGAAGCTGGCTAAGAAAGTTCAAAAAGGTAAAGGCTTCGATTTAGAAGACTTCCGTGAGCAATTAGTGCAGATGAAAAGCATGGGCGGCATGATGGGCATGATGGACAAGTTGCCTGGCATGGGGCAAGTTCCCGATAGTGTTAAAGACCAAATGAATGATAAGCTTACTAACCAAATGGAAGCGATTATCAACTCTATGACGCCGGGCGAGCGCCAACGCCCCGATATTATTAAAGGCTCACGCAAGCGTCGTATAGCTGCTGGTTCTGGCACTCAGATCCAAGATGTGAACAAGTTGCTGAAGCAATTCACTCAAATGCAAAAAATGATGAAGAAAATGTCCGGTAAAGGCGGCATGCGCAAAATGATGAGCCAAATGAAAGGCATGATGCCTCCAGGTGGTATGGGCGGATTTGGCGGCGGTCGCGGACCAGGACGTTTCTAA